The following nucleotide sequence is from Streptomyces sp. NBC_00239.
GCGGACGCGAGCTGGGCGTCGGCGAAGGCGTCCACCGAGCGCTTGATGCCCTGCACGGCGAGCGGCGCGTTCCGGGCCGTCTCGACGGCCACCGCCCGCGCGGTGGCGTCCAGTTCGGCGGCGGGGACCAGCAGCTGCACCAGGTTCAGGCGGTGCGCGGCGGCCGCGTCGATGCGGCGTCCGGTGAGCGCGAGCAGCTTCGCCCAACCCGCGCCCGCCTCCCGGGCGATCCGCAGGTCGCCGCCCGCATCCACGGCCACTCCCAACTGGGCTTCGGGCAGGGCGAACACGGCGTCTTCGGCGGCCACCCGGATGTCGGCCATGAGCGCCAGCTCGAAGCCGAAACCGAGGCAGTACCCCTGGACGGCCGCGACCACCGGCTGCGGCAGCCGGGCGAGGACGGCGAACCGCTCGTGGACCCAGCGGATGCCCTCGTAGTAGTTCCGGGTGCGGGCCGCGGGCGAGTCCCCGGTGATCGCGCCGCCGGGCGCGGTCACGTCGATGCCGGCACAGAACGCCCGCCCCTCGGCGCGCAGCAGGACCGCCCGTACCGCCGGGTCGAAGCGGATGCGGTCCGCCAGCAGGCCGAGCTGCCGGGTCGACTCCCAGCTCCAGCCGTTGAGCTTGTCGGGGCGGCAGAGGGTGAGGACCGCGATGCCGCCCTCCTCGACGTCGAGGCGGATCCGCTCCTCACCCTCGGCGATCTCCGTGCCGATCGTGTCGATCACCGCACACCCCCCATTTCTGATGGAGCGTCAGAATAGAGGGGCCGGCTCAGCGGGGGAAGAGCTCGAAGGGGACCGCGGGCCGGCCGCCGAACCGGGCCGCGGTCCGCTCCACGTTGCCGGTCAGGAAGGTGCGGCAGTACTCCTCCGGATCCTGGTCGGTGAGCACCTCGATGTACGCCCGGTGCGCCAGCAGGGACTGCACCGCGCGGTCCAGGCCGCCGGCGGTGACCTCGGAAGCGTGCGTCGGTGTGGGCGAGTTGGCGATGGCGACCCAGCGCACGCCGTTCCAGGGCTCCAGGCCCCGCTCCGTCAGCTCGGGGAAGATCCAGCGGTTGCCCGCGTCGCCTGCGGCGTCGAGGGTGGCCCGGCCCACGGCCCGGTGGTCGGGGGTGTTCCAGCCGCCGCCGGGGCCGGGCCCCCAGGTGTCACGGTGGTTGAGGGTGACGACCAGCTCGGGGCGGTGCCGGCGGATCGCGGCGGCGATGTCGCGGCGCAGGTCCAGCCCGTACTCGATGACACCGTCCCGGTGGTCGAGGAATTCGACGGTGCCGACGCCGGCCACGGCCGCGCTCGCCCGCTGCTCCTCCTCGCGCAGCGGGGCGCAGGCGTCGGGGTCGATCGTGTCGATGCCGGCCTCGCCGCGGGTGGCCAGGACGTAGACGACCTCGCGGCCGGCGTCGGTCCAGTCGGCGATGGCCGCGGCGCAGCCGTATTCGAGGTCGTCGGGGTGGGCGACGACGGCGAGGGCTCGCTGCCAGTCGGCGGGCATGGGTTCCAGCTGGTCGGTCATGATCGGCACAATAGGCGAAGGAGCCGGCCGCGGCGCCGAACCGCCCTTGCCTGGAGGTCACATGGTGTCGCAGTCACCCGGAGCCGGCGCGCTCCCCGAGGTCATCGCCCTGCTGGACGCGTCCGGGACCTTCCCGGAGCCGGCCCGGGAGGCGTTTCCCGGTGCGTCGGAGGCGGACTGGGCGGCTGCCGCGCGCGCGGACCCGGGGGCTTTCGGTCCGGACGGGGCCTGGCGGCTGGACTTCCGGTGCTTCGCGGTGCGCCGGCCCGGTGGCGGGGTGACGCTGGTGGACGCGGGCGTCGGCGGGCCGGACAGCGCCGCCGCGAGCTGGGCCCCGGTGCCGGGCCGGCTCCCGCAGGCCCTGGCGGAGGCCGGCATCGCGGTGGCCGACATCGACTCGGTGGTGCTGACGCACCTGCACAGCGACCACGTCGGCTGGGCGGTCGGCCCGGACGGCAGCCCGTTCTTCCCGGACGCGTCGTACGTGGTCCAGCGGGCGGAGACGGCCGCGCTCGCCCCCGGCTCATCGGCCCTGACCCGGGTGGTGGCGCCGCTGCGCCGGGCCGGCGTGCTCCACGAGGTGGCGGGCGAGTTCCGGCTGGACCGTACGGTGGCCCTGCTGCCGACGCCCGGGCACACGCCCGGTCACCAGTCGGTGCTCGTCATGCACGGGGCGCGCGAGACCGTGGTCACCGGCGACGTGCTGGTGCACGCGGTGCAGT
It contains:
- a CDS encoding PIG-L deacetylase family protein, whose translation is MTDQLEPMPADWQRALAVVAHPDDLEYGCAAAIADWTDAGREVVYVLATRGEAGIDTIDPDACAPLREEEQRASAAVAGVGTVEFLDHRDGVIEYGLDLRRDIAAAIRRHRPELVVTLNHRDTWGPGPGGGWNTPDHRAVGRATLDAAGDAGNRWIFPELTERGLEPWNGVRWVAIANSPTPTHASEVTAGGLDRAVQSLLAHRAYIEVLTDQDPEEYCRTFLTGNVERTAARFGGRPAVPFELFPR
- a CDS encoding MBL fold metallo-hydrolase; the protein is MVSQSPGAGALPEVIALLDASGTFPEPAREAFPGASEADWAAAARADPGAFGPDGAWRLDFRCFAVRRPGGGVTLVDAGVGGPDSAAASWAPVPGRLPQALAEAGIAVADIDSVVLTHLHSDHVGWAVGPDGSPFFPDASYVVQRAETAALAPGSSALTRVVAPLRRAGVLHEVAGEFRLDRTVALLPTPGHTPGHQSVLVMHGARETVVTGDVLVHAVQWVNPAVGYVYEDDPELARRTRETLLARAAARRTVLATAHLTRAFVAP
- a CDS encoding enoyl-CoA hydratase/isomerase family protein, yielding MIDTIGTEIAEGEERIRLDVEEGGIAVLTLCRPDKLNGWSWESTRQLGLLADRIRFDPAVRAVLLRAEGRAFCAGIDVTAPGGAITGDSPAARTRNYYEGIRWVHERFAVLARLPQPVVAAVQGYCLGFGFELALMADIRVAAEDAVFALPEAQLGVAVDAGGDLRIAREAGAGWAKLLALTGRRIDAAAAHRLNLVQLLVPAAELDATARAVAVETARNAPLAVQGIKRSVDAFADAQLASALERTAMNAALTLASEDCGEGYRAKAARRPPRFEGR